Proteins found in one Cloacibacillus sp. genomic segment:
- a CDS encoding L-2-amino-thiazoline-4-carboxylic acid hydrolase yields the protein MCEEKNKLPLIKQREIEMKVLGPVIRAFCDEFGTERTFDVVRNVMQEISRGLGRDCAEENGRGIASLAKNCLTKWNAGGELTMEKLSEDDCSLSFDVTRCAYAELYQKLGFGDIGALVSCDRDAAFLEGFDDRLELVRAKTIMNGDDRCDFCYRKR from the coding sequence ATGTGCGAGGAAAAAAATAAACTTCCCCTGATAAAGCAAAGAGAGATAGAGATGAAAGTGTTGGGGCCGGTTATAAGGGCCTTCTGTGACGAATTTGGGACTGAACGCACTTTCGACGTAGTGCGGAACGTTATGCAGGAGATATCGCGCGGGCTGGGCCGCGACTGCGCGGAGGAGAACGGCCGCGGGATCGCCTCGCTTGCGAAAAACTGCCTTACCAAATGGAACGCAGGCGGGGAGCTGACAATGGAAAAGCTGTCGGAGGATGACTGTAGTCTGAGTTTTGACGTGACGCGCTGCGCCTACGCCGAGCTTTATCAAAAACTTGGCTTCGGCGATATAGGCGCGCTCGTTTCGTGCGACAGGGACGCCGCTTTCCTTGAGGGCTTCGATGACAGACTTGAACTTGTCCGCGCAAAAACTATTATGAACGGCGACGACCGCTGTGACTTCTGTTACCGAAAACGCTGA
- the jag gene encoding RNA-binding cell elongation regulator Jag/EloR translates to MNSKETEQIPLPEIESSVVECPSVDEAKAQGAKMWGITPDDVDATVISEDKKLFGLLGSTFKVEIRPFAPVTYIKSCHFVNEILDKMDLDLIPELTDDGMINLVGEDAGVVIGRYGETLKALEYITNLVCHDDLSTRRVRFDCGGYRERREQTLKRLAESIAREAKHKGSPVSLEPMSSWERRLIHIALRDNKEVETRSIGEEPLRRVLVCPVGAASGNRRRRPQRGRFN, encoded by the coding sequence ATGAACAGCAAAGAAACCGAACAGATACCGCTGCCGGAAATAGAAAGCTCCGTCGTTGAGTGTCCCTCAGTTGACGAGGCTAAGGCGCAGGGCGCCAAAATGTGGGGCATCACGCCCGACGACGTCGACGCCACTGTAATATCGGAGGACAAAAAACTTTTCGGCCTCTTGGGTTCCACCTTCAAGGTCGAGATTCGTCCCTTTGCGCCCGTCACCTATATCAAATCATGCCACTTCGTAAATGAGATACTTGACAAGATGGATCTGGACCTCATCCCCGAACTGACCGACGACGGCATGATCAACCTTGTCGGAGAGGACGCGGGCGTAGTGATCGGAAGATACGGCGAAACTTTAAAGGCGCTCGAATACATCACAAACCTCGTATGCCACGACGACCTTTCAACGCGCCGCGTGCGCTTTGACTGCGGAGGCTACCGCGAGCGCCGCGAGCAGACGCTAAAGCGCCTCGCAGAGTCCATAGCGCGCGAAGCGAAGCACAAGGGCTCTCCCGTCAGCCTTGAGCCTATGTCCAGTTGGGAAAGACGCCTCATCCATATCGCGCTTCGCGATAATAAAGAGGTAGAGACGCGCTCAATAGGCGAAGAGCCGCTTCGCCGCGTGCTCGTCTGCCCCGTGGGCGCAGCCTCGGGCAACCGCAGAAGGCGTCCGCAGCGCGGCAGATTCAACTAA
- a CDS encoding EAL domain-containing protein, with the protein AARFPFSPNETDGYFLKSIAEKFADNEKLKRRIGCVGFILTDINGNLVSPHDNTAYPAANLSSYDFIYRALRGFHAASNVVEAVPGSGTKRPCVLLSAPVYIGATNVGSLSAVVPLGPTVKILGEIELPYTGASLFILDSSNRIVASRISEDSEAASFNTDGGADIFGSMREILTRDEEDGLKKAIAGSRIYGNSKVNIFDVQSSRRSAAFAAIQSANGWTLFALSSDSGIRAAQQRMITRTGNAFLALTTLLIFIILLVYFLSWRSKRTQQLSHLMMDSSGIYLFTLLPDGTVSGFDRPLAALLGLPHDQKRFNINDYTGRADRLFQNGIPDVGGSFRLRLNTPRGAIYILVRVIEKEEHGRTQVCCMDVTNDELLRRRVENLAYKDSVTGLPNTESFRKMIYEVLEAQRGHSYQAACFFVEIKDSHKILEIFGSHLHKKMLTETARRLRQAGARFGAQAYSLNYDNFCVYHEGSSAASIAELASALKETFRQPYKIGDNTFETGCYIGVASYEEYIRKSGVAAEEIFGYGEVALRLAKTAPDNICRLDDVTYKFMRERLDMELCLRSALAEHEMELYFQPVYNAVEDRIVSVEALSRWRSAKYGDVPPDQFIPMAELNGFINELGDWVIDEAIAFAKILAPYRISVEFNVSMIQLAQMDFIDKLLKKAKEAALPKHSLGMEITESYGLVDALGVDAAGIKNKIRPLKEAGIAIYLDDFGTGYSSLASLKDIDADYMKVDKSFVRGMTESKQQRDILKAIAEVAKALHLDVIVEGVELEGELALLLEMGYTNIQGYLIAKPISGEELLKFIKNFDHDAQEY; encoded by the coding sequence AGCGGCGCGCTTTCCGTTCAGCCCGAATGAAACGGACGGCTATTTCTTAAAATCTATCGCTGAAAAATTTGCCGACAACGAGAAATTAAAGAGGCGCATAGGCTGCGTCGGATTCATTCTGACGGATATCAACGGCAATCTTGTCAGCCCACATGACAACACCGCTTACCCTGCGGCCAACCTCTCCTCTTATGACTTTATCTACCGCGCGCTGCGCGGCTTTCACGCAGCCTCAAACGTGGTCGAGGCTGTGCCTGGCAGCGGCACGAAACGCCCCTGCGTACTTCTTTCGGCTCCGGTCTATATAGGCGCAACGAACGTAGGGTCCCTCAGCGCCGTGGTGCCGCTTGGGCCCACGGTGAAGATACTTGGCGAGATAGAGCTCCCATACACTGGAGCTTCGTTATTTATTTTGGATTCATCAAACAGGATAGTCGCCTCCCGTATCTCGGAAGATTCGGAGGCCGCGTCGTTCAACACGGATGGCGGCGCCGATATTTTCGGCTCGATGCGCGAAATTTTGACGCGCGACGAAGAGGACGGGCTGAAAAAGGCGATCGCAGGTTCAAGGATATACGGCAATTCAAAGGTCAACATTTTCGACGTGCAAAGCAGCAGGCGTTCCGCCGCATTTGCCGCGATCCAGAGCGCAAATGGGTGGACTTTGTTTGCGCTTTCATCAGACAGCGGCATCAGGGCCGCGCAGCAGCGAATGATCACAAGGACGGGCAACGCCTTCCTCGCGCTGACGACGCTGCTTATCTTCATCATCCTGCTAGTCTATTTCTTGTCGTGGCGTTCAAAAAGAACTCAGCAGCTCTCGCACCTTATGATGGACTCCTCCGGCATATATCTTTTCACGCTTTTGCCCGACGGTACGGTCAGCGGCTTTGACAGGCCGCTTGCCGCTCTGCTGGGGCTGCCGCACGACCAGAAACGGTTCAACATAAACGACTACACAGGCCGCGCCGACAGGCTCTTTCAAAACGGCATTCCCGACGTCGGAGGTTCGTTCCGGCTTCGCCTCAACACGCCGCGCGGCGCGATATACATACTGGTGCGCGTCATTGAAAAAGAGGAGCACGGCAGAACACAGGTATGCTGCATGGACGTGACGAACGACGAGCTGCTGCGCCGGCGCGTGGAGAACTTAGCCTATAAGGACAGCGTCACCGGACTTCCCAACACGGAAAGCTTCCGAAAGATGATATACGAGGTGCTTGAGGCGCAGCGCGGGCACAGCTATCAGGCCGCGTGTTTCTTTGTTGAGATAAAGGACAGCCACAAGATACTAGAGATATTCGGCAGCCATCTGCACAAAAAAATGCTGACTGAGACGGCGCGGCGGCTCCGTCAGGCAGGAGCGCGCTTTGGCGCGCAGGCGTACAGCCTGAACTATGATAATTTCTGCGTCTATCATGAGGGCTCTTCCGCAGCAAGTATAGCCGAACTTGCCTCAGCACTGAAAGAGACCTTCCGTCAGCCGTACAAAATAGGCGACAACACCTTTGAGACCGGCTGCTACATCGGCGTCGCAAGCTATGAGGAATATATAAGAAAGTCCGGCGTCGCCGCGGAAGAAATTTTCGGCTACGGAGAAGTGGCGCTGCGGCTTGCAAAGACGGCTCCCGACAATATATGCAGGCTTGACGACGTCACCTACAAATTCATGCGCGAACGCCTAGATATGGAGCTCTGCCTGCGAAGCGCGCTCGCCGAGCATGAGATGGAGCTTTATTTCCAGCCCGTCTACAACGCGGTCGAAGACAGGATAGTATCCGTGGAGGCCCTTTCGCGGTGGCGCAGCGCAAAATACGGCGACGTGCCGCCCGACCAGTTTATTCCTATGGCCGAACTGAACGGCTTCATCAACGAACTGGGCGACTGGGTGATAGACGAAGCCATCGCCTTCGCTAAAATACTTGCGCCCTACCGTATCAGCGTGGAGTTCAACGTCTCAATGATACAGCTTGCGCAGATGGACTTCATAGACAAACTGCTCAAAAAGGCGAAGGAGGCAGCGCTTCCCAAGCATTCGCTGGGCATGGAGATAACAGAGTCTTACGGGCTGGTTGACGCGCTGGGCGTAGACGCCGCCGGAATAAAAAACAAGATACGCCCGCTGAAAGAGGCCGGAATAGCTATCTATCTCGACGACTTCGGCACAGGGTATTCGTCGCTCGCCTCGTTAAAGGATATAGACGCGGATTATATGAAGGTGGACAAGAGCTTTGTCCGCGGAATGACGGAATCGAAGCAGCAGAGGGACATCCTAAAGGCTATAGCTGAGGTGGCAAAGGCGCTGCACCTAGACGTCATAGTAGAGGGCGTCGAGCTTGAAGGAGAGCTTGCGCTGCTTTTAGAGATGGGATACACAAACATTCAGGGATATTTGATAGCGAAGCCGATAAGCGGCGAAGAGCTGCTGAAATTTATTAAAAATTTTGATCACGACGCTCAGGAGTACTAA
- a CDS encoding Do family serine endopeptidase, producing MNKLDLNSGLKKFGAAAVAALILFAGGAAGSYIATKYTVGEGGIARETNPGGAASAQAPAGSDYKNPYVSIVKRSSPAVVNIDVETMVTQQPMANPFQGNPFFEEFFGEEFFGGAQRQQAQPRKVPRRGKGSGFIVSKEGYILTNNHVVEDADKIKVTLLDGRTFDAKKVGQDPTFDLAVIQIKAKDLPVLPLGDSSQTEVGEQVVAIGNPHGFENTVTAGIISAKNRTLQAPDISFQGFLQTDAAINPGNSGGPLIDLNGNVIGINTAIVPYAQGIGFAVPVNMAKQIMDDLIKHGEVRRGWLGVTVQPLTASLVQAYKIPVKEGSIIADLQKGSPAEKFGLKRGDVIVKIGDSAIKNSEDVVFAVRNKLAGDKVPFEIYRDGRKMTVTVTLGDMSEIKGAKRVAPQRGSSQPMKESTKMGVTVVQNSPELSKKYGLAESEGVVVTNIAQGSEGRNLGLRQGDVILEINRQKVNSVADWERIMGAKNPALGFLVSREGQTLFISVQE from the coding sequence ATGAACAAACTAGACTTGAACAGCGGACTTAAGAAATTTGGCGCCGCCGCAGTGGCCGCGCTTATTTTGTTTGCCGGCGGAGCCGCGGGCTCCTATATAGCGACAAAATACACGGTGGGCGAAGGCGGTATAGCAAGGGAGACAAACCCGGGAGGCGCGGCTTCTGCGCAGGCCCCGGCCGGTTCCGACTATAAGAACCCCTACGTCTCGATCGTAAAAAGAAGTTCTCCCGCGGTCGTCAACATCGACGTGGAAACTATGGTGACGCAGCAGCCGATGGCGAACCCGTTCCAGGGCAACCCGTTCTTTGAAGAGTTCTTCGGAGAGGAATTCTTCGGCGGTGCGCAGAGGCAGCAGGCGCAGCCGCGCAAGGTGCCGCGCCGCGGCAAAGGCTCGGGCTTCATCGTGAGCAAAGAGGGATATATCCTCACAAACAACCATGTCGTTGAGGATGCGGATAAAATAAAGGTGACGCTGCTTGACGGCAGGACGTTTGACGCGAAGAAGGTAGGCCAGGATCCGACGTTTGACCTTGCTGTCATCCAAATCAAGGCAAAAGACCTTCCCGTGCTGCCTCTCGGCGATTCTTCACAGACCGAAGTTGGCGAGCAGGTGGTGGCCATCGGCAACCCGCACGGTTTTGAAAACACCGTGACGGCCGGCATCATCTCCGCGAAGAACAGAACTCTTCAGGCGCCCGACATCAGCTTTCAGGGCTTCCTGCAGACCGACGCCGCCATCAACCCCGGCAACAGCGGAGGGCCGCTCATCGACCTCAACGGCAATGTCATCGGCATAAACACCGCCATCGTTCCCTACGCTCAGGGCATAGGATTCGCGGTGCCGGTAAATATGGCCAAGCAGATAATGGACGACCTCATCAAGCACGGCGAGGTGCGCCGCGGATGGCTCGGAGTTACGGTGCAGCCTTTGACGGCCTCGCTTGTCCAGGCCTATAAGATACCCGTAAAAGAAGGTTCCATCATAGCGGACCTCCAGAAGGGATCGCCCGCGGAGAAGTTCGGCTTAAAACGCGGCGACGTCATCGTCAAAATTGGCGACAGCGCCATCAAGAACAGTGAAGACGTCGTATTCGCCGTCAGAAACAAACTGGCCGGCGATAAAGTTCCCTTTGAGATCTACCGCGACGGCAGGAAAATGACCGTAACTGTGACGCTCGGAGATATGTCCGAGATAAAAGGCGCAAAGCGCGTCGCGCCGCAGAGAGGTTCGTCGCAGCCGATGAAGGAATCTACAAAAATGGGCGTCACCGTCGTGCAGAACAGCCCGGAACTGAGCAAAAAGTACGGCCTTGCCGAAAGTGAAGGCGTAGTCGTCACAAACATAGCTCAGGGCTCGGAGGGCCGCAACCTCGGCCTGCGTCAGGGCGACGTCATTCTTGAGATAAACCGTCAGAAGGTAAATTCCGTAGCGGACTGGGAGAGGATAATGGGAGCAAAGAACCCGGCCTTGGGCTTCCTCGTCTCACGCGAAGGGCAGACGCTTTTCATCTCTGTCCAGGAATAA
- a CDS encoding prolipoprotein diacylglyceryl transferase gives MHPVIFKISFLEARSYYVLWASALLLFIFWTRRRAERLYGIDYDDASSVLIWVYCAGILGSYAASVAGRLPLYFSGEMPLSMVFRGMTSWGGMAAGGVVGLYRLKRLRIRAGAFADAAALPAAAMLAIGRVGCHLEGCCAGVGRYYEKAPLFGLHFPFDAAGYYHFPSQLLESSAAFAIFLILLMTQRLLKKCGRLSQGGVLFPIFLALYGLYRFCTDGFRAAGVAGVSQSGDIVWLAAMAIGA, from the coding sequence ATGCACCCGGTAATATTCAAAATATCATTTCTCGAAGCCCGCAGCTATTATGTGCTGTGGGCTTCTGCTTTGCTGCTTTTCATATTCTGGACGCGGCGGCGCGCAGAACGTCTCTACGGCATCGACTACGACGACGCCTCATCCGTGCTTATCTGGGTCTACTGCGCCGGTATACTTGGCTCCTATGCCGCAAGCGTTGCGGGGCGTCTGCCGCTTTATTTCAGTGGCGAGATGCCGCTTTCCATGGTGTTTCGGGGCATGACCTCATGGGGCGGGATGGCGGCGGGCGGCGTGGTCGGGCTTTACAGGCTTAAGAGGCTGCGCATCAGAGCCGGAGCCTTTGCGGACGCGGCGGCGCTTCCAGCCGCAGCTATGCTTGCCATAGGGCGCGTCGGCTGCCATCTTGAGGGCTGCTGCGCCGGAGTCGGCCGGTATTATGAAAAGGCGCCTCTTTTTGGACTGCATTTTCCGTTTGATGCAGCCGGTTATTATCATTTCCCATCGCAGCTTTTGGAATCTTCCGCCGCCTTTGCCATTTTTCTGATTCTGCTTATGACACAGCGCCTATTGAAAAAATGCGGCCGGCTAAGCCAGGGCGGAGTGCTCTTTCCGATCTTTCTTGCGCTCTACGGTCTTTACAGGTTTTGTACGGACGGCTTTAGAGCCGCGGGCGTTGCCGGAGTTTCGCAAAGCGGAGATATTGTGTGGCTCGCGGCTATGGCGATAGGCGC
- the larE gene encoding ATP-dependent sacrificial sulfur transferase LarE: protein MTSVTENAELAGSAQKKYEALLSYLKALDGKSAVAFSGGTDSALLAFAASRANCGRSPAFTVWSPLLCASDKKEILRFTEEYGIELVQIIFDECALGDFCTNDSRRCYTCKAGRLAALEKEAKNRGVKWILDGSNVDDLSDYRPGMEALRECRFAVSPLLECGFTKAEIREISRQLGLPTAMKPASACLASRVPTGVAITLVLLETIEAGEEYLRSLLPKETQLRLRYDGRCAKIETEGAYIALLEQNRAKICRHLAALGIARVVIDKEGYKMGGACRR, encoded by the coding sequence GTGACTTCTGTTACCGAAAACGCTGAGCTTGCGGGCTCGGCGCAGAAGAAGTACGAGGCGCTCCTTTCATATTTAAAGGCGCTTGACGGAAAGTCCGCCGTAGCCTTTTCCGGTGGAACGGACAGCGCGCTGCTTGCCTTCGCCGCCTCGCGTGCAAACTGCGGACGTTCGCCCGCGTTTACCGTCTGGTCGCCGCTTCTTTGCGCCTCCGATAAAAAAGAGATTCTCCGCTTCACGGAAGAATACGGGATAGAGCTGGTTCAGATAATTTTTGACGAATGCGCGCTCGGCGATTTTTGCACAAATGACAGCCGCCGCTGCTATACCTGCAAGGCGGGACGGCTTGCTGCGCTTGAAAAAGAGGCGAAAAACCGCGGCGTCAAATGGATACTCGACGGCTCGAACGTCGATGATCTCAGCGATTATCGTCCCGGCATGGAGGCTCTGCGCGAATGCAGGTTCGCCGTGAGCCCGCTTCTTGAATGCGGCTTTACAAAAGCTGAGATACGAGAAATATCACGGCAGCTCGGCCTTCCCACCGCGATGAAGCCGGCTTCCGCCTGTCTTGCCTCCCGGGTGCCTACTGGCGTCGCGATAACGCTCGTGCTGCTAGAAACAATCGAAGCGGGCGAGGAATATCTGCGCTCGCTGCTGCCAAAAGAGACGCAGCTTAGGCTGCGGTACGACGGACGATGCGCAAAGATAGAAACGGAAGGCGCATACATCGCTCTGCTTGAACAAAACAGGGCAAAGATATGCCGCCATCTGGCGGCGCTCGGCATAGCGCGAGTCGTCATCGACAAAGAGGGCTACAAAATGGGCGGCGCCTGCCGCAGATAA